Within the Longimicrobiaceae bacterium genome, the region CGCCCGGCGGAGGGCGCGCACGCCGCCCGCGACCTCGGCCGGGACGGCGCCGCGGACGCGGATCGCGACCAGCAGCGCCGCCATCTGCACGGGAGATGCGCGGCCCTCCATCACCTCGCCGAACGCGCGCTCCGCCTCGGCCGCGGTGAGCGGGCGCGCGGCGGCGAGGCGGATCAGGTCGCCCAGGTCCGCGGCCGGCTGCGCATCTCCCGCGCTCACGCCGTCACCGAGCCGAAGAGACGGTCGGCGAGACGGGCGTGGTCCACCAGCAGCCCCACGCAGAGGGCGACCAGGCGAAGCTGCTCCAGCTCCGCGTCGTCGATGGTGCCCTCGCGGAAGTTGGTGAGGTTGAGCACGCCCGACACGCGCCCGCGGCAGGCCAGCGGCAGCGAGACGAAGGCGGTACCCGTGTACCACTCGTCGCGCACCAGCTCGTGCGCCCCGGCCTCCTGCGCGTCACGCACGACCACGCCGCTGCTGCTGCGCGCCACCTCGCCGGAGATGCCGCTGCCCACGGGGATGCGCACCAGCTCGTAGTCCACCGCGCTAGGAAAGCCGATCGCGGCGCCCACGCGCAGCTCGGGCGTGCCGCCGTGCGGGTCGAGGAGGAGGATGGAGCAGCGATGCCCCTCGAACGCCTCGCTCACGGTGCGGACGATCTCGCCCGCCAGCTCCTGCGGGGCGATGCCCTCGGCGTTGCGCTCCAGCAGGCGGCGCAGGAGGTAGAGGAGCCGCGTCTGCCGCCGGCCGCGGGTCGAGCGGCGGTCCAGCTCCACGTGCGCATCCATCAGCATCTCCGTCGCGGCGCCCGCGGCGTCCTCCATCGCGGCGAGCTTGCGGCTCATAGCGTCCAGCGCCTCGCGCGCTTCCCGCGCCTCCCGCTCGGTGGCGCGCAGCCGCTCGGACGCGGCGAGGGCGAGCCCGCCCGGCGCGGGCGCGGTGCCGCGGAGCGCGTACGCGCGGCCCAGGCAGAGCTCCAGCACGTCGCCGCCCGCCTGCACCGACTCGTCGCTGCGCTTCGCCTGCCACCAGCGGCGGGGCGAGGCAACGACGAGCACGCCCAGCCAGCGCCCGTCGTGGGCGATGGAGCGGGCGTGGACCCAGTGCTTGTCGGCGTCCACGCCCGGCAGCAGGTCCTTCATCACCCAACCCGGCATGCCGTCGGCCGGCCGCAGGGGACGGTCGCCGCCTGCGTCGTCGGCCAGCAGGGTGTGGATGCGCGAGGGCTCGAGCGAGAGCGGCGCGTCGTCCACCTCGCCCGACGCGTCGGGGCGGGTGCTCCAGCGGTGGACGAGCGCTTCGGTGGCGGCGTCGTACTCGGCATAGGCCACGCGGCGGCCTCCGCGCTCGCCCGCCAGCACGGGCAGGAAGCGGCGGAGGACGGTGTCGGTGTCCACCGCGTCGTGGAGCCGGGCGGAGAAGTGCATGAAGAGACGGGTGCCGCTGCGGGAAAACTGTTCTGGGGCAAGTCTTTGGATTCTAGACCACACCTTGTTGCGTGTCAATCGGCGCTCGCCCGCGGCGGGCCATGTTCCGCTCGCTTGACACCCCGCCCCGCCCCCCTAGCTTACCGCCCGTGACGAACGCCGACCTTCACCGCATCCGCTTCACCGTCCACTACGACGGCCGCGACTTCCACGGCTGGCAGGTGCAGCCCGACCGCCGCACCGTGCAGGGCGAGCTGGAGCGTGTGATCGCCAAGCTCACCGACGGCCCGCGCACCGTGCTGGGCAGCGGCCGCACCGACCGCGGCGTGCACGCCACCGGCCAGGTTGCCGCCGTGGACGTGCCCGTGCGCTGGAGCCCCGGCGCGCTTCACCGCGCGATGAACGCGCTGCTGCCGGACGACGTGTGGGTGAGCGAGGCCATGGCCGCCGCGCCGCGCTTCCACCCGCGCTACGACGCCATCTCGCGAAGCTACGTGTACCGCGTGGGCCTCTCGCCCGAGGCGGACTCGCCGTTCCGGGCGCGCTGGTGCTGGGCGCTGGCCCGCCCCGTGGAGCTGGGGGCGATGGAGCGCGCGACCGAGGCGATCATCGGCGACCACTCGTTCCGGGCGTTCGCCAAGGCGGGCCAGGAGGAGCGGGGCGACCGCTGCACGGTCACGGAGGCGCGGTGGGCGGACTGGGAGGGCCTGGGGCTGGAATTCCACGTCACCGCCAACCGCTTCCTGCACCACATGGTGCGCTACCTCGTGGGCACCCTGGTGGACATCGGCCTGGGCCACCGGCCGGAGGGCGAGATGCAGCTCCTCCTCGCCAACGACGAGGATCAGGAGACCTCGCCTCCCGCGCCGCCCGAAGGGCTGTTCCTGCGCGCGGTGACGTACCCGGCCATCATCCGCGACCGTGAGAGGCCGGGGCCGCGGCTGGTGGGGTGAGGGGCCCTCACCCGGCTCACCCGGCTCGCAAGGCTCGCCTGCCCTGAAAAGAAAGTGATCTTCGCGAATTCGCCGAAGTGGCGATGTAGCAACACTTTCATCCGCTAGGGTGAGCGAAGCTCGTGGACGACTCCCCCGCAAGCGGGGGAAGGAACGCCATTCGCGCATGCTCCGGCTGGGTATGGGTCGAGTACGCCTCCTCGTCGCCGATGCGGTGGCGACTCGCGTTGCGCGCTGCGGGAGGGGGCGTAGAGCGGAATCGGCGCGGACGCGAGGAACCTCGTCCGCAGGGCGACCGCAGTTCGTAGGCGCGGCAGAGCAGAAGCCAAATGTGCGCACTGAAGATACGGCAGCAGCCCGCGCAGGCGGGCTTCGCGCCATTGTAGCCCGCGGCTTCAGCCGCCAGGGCGATTCGCGGCTTCGACGCGCTCTCTGCACGCCGGGATTGCACCGCTGCTGTCCGATGATGGATGCCGATGGGGCCTGATCGGCGATTCGGCGGCGCGGCTTGGCATCCGCACCCCGGCGCGGCCTTCGGCATCTCACGCACGATGCCTCGCATCTCCCGAGAATCCGGACCGATGTCCAACGACCGATATTCCAATCCGCTCACGGAACGCTACGCATCTCCCGAGATGTCGTACGTGTTCTCGGCCAACTTCAAGTTCGGCACCTGGCGCAAGCTGTGGCTGGCGCTCGCCGAAGCGGAGCGCGAGCTGGGCTTGCCGGTGTCGGAAGAGGCGGTGGCGGCGCTCCGCGAGCAGGTGGACACGTTCGACCTGAAGCGCGCCGCGGAGCTGGAGCGGCAGCTGCGGCACGACGTGATGGCGCACGTGCACCACCTGGGGGAGCAGGCGCCGGCGGCGCGCGCGATCATCCACCTGGGCGCCACCAGCGCCGACATCGGCGACAACACGGACCTGATCCAGCACCGCGCGGCGCTGCGCATCGTCCGCTCGCGGCTCGTCGCCACGGTCGCGGAGCTGGCGAAGTTCGCGCGCGAGCACCGCGACCTGCCCACGCTGGGCTTCACGCACTTCCAGCCCGCGCAGCCCACGACGGTGGGCAAGCGCGCGACGCTGTGGATCCAGGACCTTCTGCTCGACCTGGAAGAGGTGGAGTTCCGGCTGGACACGCTGCGCTTCCGGGGCATCCGCGGTACCACGGGCACGCAGGCATCCTTCCTCGATTTGTTCGAGGGCGACGGGGCGAAGGTGGAGCAGCTCAACCGGCTGGTGGCGCACAAGATGGGCTTCGAGAAGGTCTACGGCGTCACCGGGCAGACCTACACGCGGAAGACCGACGCGGCGT harbors:
- the purB gene encoding adenylosuccinate lyase codes for the protein MSNDRYSNPLTERYASPEMSYVFSANFKFGTWRKLWLALAEAERELGLPVSEEAVAALREQVDTFDLKRAAELERQLRHDVMAHVHHLGEQAPAARAIIHLGATSADIGDNTDLIQHRAALRIVRSRLVATVAELAKFAREHRDLPTLGFTHFQPAQPTTVGKRATLWIQDLLLDLEEVEFRLDTLRFRGIRGTTGTQASFLDLFEGDGAKVEQLNRLVAHKMGFEKVYGVTGQTYTRKTDAACLATLSGVGQSASKFANDVRLLSHLKEVEEPFEEHQIGSSAMAYKRNPMRSERINALSRHVITLVMDPAFTAASQWFERTLDDSANKRIAVPEAYLAADSILLLMHNVASGMVVYPEMIRRHLMDELPFMATENLMMRAAKRGGDRQDLHEKVRVHSIAAGHEVKMHGRPNDLLDRIAGDAAFGVSRAELEEDLRPELYVGRAPEQVDEFLAEWVQPVLDRYPDEAAGAAPELRV
- a CDS encoding GAF domain-containing protein, translating into MHFSARLHDAVDTDTVLRRFLPVLAGERGGRRVAYAEYDAATEALVHRWSTRPDASGEVDDAPLSLEPSRIHTLLADDAGGDRPLRPADGMPGWVMKDLLPGVDADKHWVHARSIAHDGRWLGVLVVASPRRWWQAKRSDESVQAGGDVLELCLGRAYALRGTAPAPGGLALAASERLRATEREAREAREALDAMSRKLAAMEDAAGAATEMLMDAHVELDRRSTRGRRQTRLLYLLRRLLERNAEGIAPQELAGEIVRTVSEAFEGHRCSILLLDPHGGTPELRVGAAIGFPSAVDYELVRIPVGSGISGEVARSSSGVVVRDAQEAGAHELVRDEWYTGTAFVSLPLACRGRVSGVLNLTNFREGTIDDAELEQLRLVALCVGLLVDHARLADRLFGSVTA
- the truA gene encoding tRNA pseudouridine(38-40) synthase TruA, whose protein sequence is MTNADLHRIRFTVHYDGRDFHGWQVQPDRRTVQGELERVIAKLTDGPRTVLGSGRTDRGVHATGQVAAVDVPVRWSPGALHRAMNALLPDDVWVSEAMAAAPRFHPRYDAISRSYVYRVGLSPEADSPFRARWCWALARPVELGAMERATEAIIGDHSFRAFAKAGQEERGDRCTVTEARWADWEGLGLEFHVTANRFLHHMVRYLVGTLVDIGLGHRPEGEMQLLLANDEDQETSPPAPPEGLFLRAVTYPAIIRDRERPGPRLVG